Proteins encoded in a region of the Cyclopterus lumpus isolate fCycLum1 chromosome 23, fCycLum1.pri, whole genome shotgun sequence genome:
- the arfgap3 gene encoding ADP-ribosylation factor GTPase-activating protein 3, which translates to MSEPGKQDISAIFKRLRAVPPNKVCFDCSAKNPSWASITYGVFLCIDCSGTHRSLGVHLTFIRSTELDSNWSWFQLRCMQVGGNANAISFFNQHGCTTSAANTKYNSRAASLYKDKIKTLATQATRRHGTELWLGSQAPLSPTLPEDKQLDFFSLHSQTLPDNLNMPKPSLSCPTSEKLLTVETEEDRNGNLDDGPSVDMLSGSPKANSEPSSLLKKKPSAAKKTLASKKGGLGAQKVSGKSFSDLEKKAQAADKLREKEDSPGAAKTYQPEQTISPSLRLACQDFEQQRKMEEKKLKGLEGNKKVQAERLGMGLGMRSGMSHSVTSDMHIIQQESPMGKKPTKGRRFTEDDEDEGSFSSRVLSRFEDKTETADIFSARWDDRGEEGGWMKESKKPEPDFFLTSTITSLNDRPTGRRKPEAVPVSDTGEAQKKFGGDVKAISSDMFFGKQDNSEYEAKTRLERYSGSSSISSADLFEDPKKQTASSYRLTNVLPSAPDMSQLKLGVRSVAGKLSVMASGVVNSIQDHYSS; encoded by the exons ATGTCCGAGCCCGGAAAGCAGGACATCTCCGCGATCTTTAAGCGGCTTCGTGCGGTTCCTCCGAATAAG GTTTGCTTTGACTGCTCAGCTAAAAACCCCAGTTGGGCCAGCATCACCTATGGTGTGTTCCTGTGTATAGACTGCTCTGGGACACACAGATCTCTTGGGGTGCACCTGACCTTCATCAG GTCCACAGAGCTGGATTCCAATTGGTCGTGGTTTCAGCTCAGATGTATGCAAGTGGGAGGCAACGCCAATGCG ATTTCCTTCTTCAATCAACATGGATGCACAACCAGCGCTGCCAACACCAAGTACAACAGCCGGGCTGCTAGCCTGTACAAAGACAAGATAAAGACTTTAGCCACACAAGCGACCAGACGCCATGGCACTGAG TTGTGGCTCGGCAGTCAGGCTCCTCTCTCCCCAACGTTACCAGAGGACAAGCAGTTGGATTTCTTTAGTCTGCATTCACAG ACTCTTCCTGACAATTTGAACATGCCCAAGCCGAGTCTCAGCTGCCCCACATCGGAGAAGCTTTTAACCGTGGAAACGGAGGAAGACAGAAACG GTAATCTAGATGACGGTCCCAGTGTGGATATGCTGAGTGGTTCTCCAAAAGCAAATTCAG agccctcctctctcctgaagaagaagCCATCTGCTGCCAAGAAAACG TTGGCTTCTAAGAAGGGCGGTCTGGGCGCCCAGAAGGTTAGCGGCAAGAGTTTCTCAGATCTGGAGAAGAAGGCTCAAGCTGCAGACAAGCTCCGAGAGAAAGAAGACAGCCCCGGTGCTGCCAAGACCTACCAACCTGAGCAGACCAT CTCTCCGTCCCTGCGACTGGCCTGTCAAGATTTCGAGCAGCAGAGGaaaatggaggagaagaagttgAAGGGATTAGAGGGGAATAAGAAAGTGCAAGCGGAGCGACTGGGCATGGGCCTCGGCATGAGGAG TGGAATGTCTCACTCCGTGACATCAGACATGCACATCATCCAGCAGGAGAGTCCGATGGGAAAAAAGCCCACCAAAGGACGACGGTTCactgaggatgatgaggatgaaggGTCCTTCAGCTCTAG GGTCTTGTCCCGGTTTGAGGATAAAACGGAAACCGCCGATATTTTCTCCGCCAGGTGGGACGATCGAGGTGAGGAAGGAGGCTGGATGAAGGAGAGCAAGAAACCAGAGCCGGACTTCTTCTTGACCTCCACGATAACGTCTCTGAACGAccg ACCCACGGGCAGAAGAAAACCCGAAGCCGTGCCGGTGTCCGACACGGGAGAAGCTCAGAAGAAGTTTGGCGGTGACGTGAAGGCCATCTCTTCTGACATGTTCTTTGGAAAACAAGATAACTCCGAG taCGAGGCCAAAACTCGACTGGAAAGATATTCCGGGAGTTCCTCGATAAGTTCAGCGGACCTGTTTGAGGATCCAAAGAAACAAACCG CGAGTTCGTACCGCCTGACCAACGTGCTGCCCAGCGCTCCCGACATGTCGCAGCTCAAACTGGGAGTGCGCTCCGTCGCAGGGAAGCTCTCCGTCATGGCCAGTGGCGTCGTCAACTCGATTCAG gATCACTACAGCTCCTGA
- the ikbip gene encoding inhibitor of nuclear factor kappa-B kinase-interacting protein — translation MPTELKQRKKSQTASVKDETPKDKTEAGSDAGANKTPSSWDVRGVMCVLSLAACAALSWVVLQQNERFSEIDEKYKSLHGKTSSFFDMEEEVLKVSEKLAASEDDLREALSTVSLATRLQQDIATLHAAVTAMQADENSASRDLQAVNAHFLNVTETWQGRLSAIASDLTALKAESREAHAGATGRVNEAEQRGRSLAERLEELEDSTRRNARALERTEGDDTRRSQDHLDWNTKHIHKLEEQIGGLTKREAELRSQLREHVPRAQQCEEHLPQVEEAVRSILRLAGDLSGAEKRLEEVTLQVFGTEDSMLKALNEILEIRRELDTLQAQNSILKMKNELSVVKEAVRELTMVLRGNADDSQKDSDTLEDEGWEEDEEEEEEEWGKEQTTKLLHDDLTE, via the exons ATGCCGACAGAGTTAAAACAGAGGAAGAAGTCCCAAACCGCGAGCGTCAAAGATGAGACGCCGAAGGACAAGACGGAAGCTGGAAGCGACGCAGGAGCAAATAAAACGCCTTCGAGTTGGGACGTTAGAGGTGTAATGTGCGTGTTGTCGCTTGCAGCGTGCGCAGCTCTCAGCTG GGTGGTGCTGCAACAGAATGAGAGGTTTTCCGAAATTGATGAAAAGTACAAATCGTTACACGGAAAGACTTCGAGTTTCTTCGACATGGAGGAAGAAGTCCTGAAGGTTTCAGAAAAG CTCGCCGCCTCCGAAGACGACCTCCGGGAGGCGCTCTCCACCGTCTCCTTGGCGACGCGACTCCAGCAGGACATCGCCACCCTCCACGCCGCGGTCACGGCGATGCAGGCCGACGAGAACTCCGCCTCTCGCGACCTGCAGGCGGTCAACGCCCACTTCCTGAACGTGACGGAGACGTGGCAGGGGCGCCTGTCCGCCATCGCCTCCGACCTGACCGCCCTGAAGGCCGAGTCTCGGGAAGCCCACGCCGGAGCCACGGGCCGGGTGAACGAGGCCGAGCAGAGGGGCCGGTCGCTGGCGGAGcgactggaggagctggaggacagcACCAGGAGGAACGCCCGAGCCCTGGAGCGCACGGAGGGAGACGACACCCGGCGGTCGCAGGACCACCTGGACTGGAACACCAAGCACATCCACAAGCTGGAGGAGCAGATCGGCGGCCTGACCAAGAGGGAGGCTGAGCTGAGGTCCCAGCTGCGGGAGCACGTTCCCCGGGCGCAGCAGTGCGAGGAGCACCTGCCCCAGGTGGAGGAGGCGGTGCGCTCCATCCTGAGGCTGGCGGGCGACCTGAGCGGGGCGGAGAAGCGCCTGGAGGAGGTGACGTTGCAGGTGTTCGGCACCGAGGACAGCATGCTGAAAGCCCTCAACGAAATCCTCGAGATCCGACGGGAGCTGGACACCCTGCAGGCTCAAAACAGCATCCTCAAGATGAAGAACGAGTTGTCCGTGGTCAAAGAGGCGGTCCGCGAACTCACCATGGTGCTGCGGGGAAATGCGGACGACAGCCAGAAGGACTCTGACACTCTGGAGGACGAAGGatgggaggaggatgaggaggaggaggaggaggagtggggaaAAGAGCAGACCACTAAACTTCTCCACGATGACCTCACTGAATGA
- the ckap4 gene encoding cytoskeleton-associated protein 4 has translation MTAKNRNKTISSEKSAAADDAPKKSPKSAGNGVSGPGPQAPGSGSCLGLVATAVFYIALLGAAGFAAFYLQQVVEEIKQASAGREESARRSAELSAAMESVVQQVESLSSVVDGLESSLGITRVEMEAAVSRTKRGEVETRKLEEALQRLQNNLLRDLSEGMNEVKEARERAFSSLEKTVEERLAEVSQSITANVAEFTEAQGEARSQLADLTARLADMEDPALIKEELSAIVGAVEEIRTAKQTSDASADSIQEQIVTVRSELQTRNREVASLSQEVESVRSVVQESVGNLRQSLSAAEADVQALKDQSAALENGVERVADAVRNVEKQAQEETARVQRRSEDLESRVKTSEETGDSLSASVSDIATKVESLYAKYDTHDSALAAQGQAVEKVKSGVEQDTEALKSGLGELQSNMAALGSAQTKLSSKDSSMGQQVVVLEERLAALEESSSSSVKPEQLQSLGSMVAGLEVKAAKLEGHDQAISALQKALQETTKTLEGLSKGPKGKQGP, from the exons ATGACTGCCAAAAACCGAAACAAGACCATCTCCAGCGAGAAGAGCGCCGCCGCCGACGACGCGCCGAAGAAAAGCCCGAAGAGCGCCGGTAACGGGGTGAGTGGCCCCGGGCCCCAGGCGCCGGGCTCCGGGAGCTGCCTCGGCCTGGTGGCGACCGCGGTGTTTTACATCGCGTTGTTGGGCGCCGCCGGGTTCGCCGCTTTTTATTTGCAGCAAGTTGTGGAGGAAATCAAGCAGGCGAGCGCCGGGCGCGAGGAGAGCGCGAGGCGCAGCGCGGAGCTGAGCGCGGCGATGGAGAGCGTCGTTCAACAG GTGGAGTCCCTGAGCAGCGTCGTGGACGGACTGGAGTCATCACTGGGCATCACACGGGTGGAGATGGAGGCGGCCGTCAGCCGGACGAAGAGGGGCGAGGTGGAGACGAGGAAGTTGGAGGAGGCCCTTCAGAGGCTCCAGAACAATCTACTGAGGGACCTTTCAGAGGGCATGAACGAGGTGAAGGAGGCCCGAGAGAGGGCCTTCTCCTCTCTGGAGAAGACCGTGGAGGAGCGGCTGGCCGAGGTGAGTCAGTCCATCACGGCCAACGTGGCGGAGTTCACCGAAGCTCAGGGCGAAGCGCGGAGCCAGCTGGCCGACCTCACGGCCCGCCTGGCCGACATGGAAGACCCCGCGCTCATCAAAGAGGAGCTCTCGGCCATCGTCGGCGCCGTGGAGGAGATCAGAACGGCCAAACAGACCTCCGATGCCTCGGCTGATTCAATCCAGGAGCAGATAGTCACCGTGAGGTCCGAGCTCCAGACTCGTAACCGGGAAGTGGCCTCGCTGTCTCAGGAAGTCGAATCGGTGAGGTCAGTGGTGCAAGAGTCCGTTGGGAATCTGAGGCAGTCGCTGTCCGCGGCCGAGGCGGACGTCCAGGCTCTGAAGGACCAAAGCGCGGCACTGGAGAACGGCGTGGAGCGGGTCGCCGACGCCGTCCGTAACGTGGAGAAGCAGGCGCAGGAGGAAACCGCTCGGGTCCAGAGAAGATCGGAAGACCTGGAGAGCAGAGTTAAAACATCGGAGGAGACCGGAGATTCACTGTCGGCGTCCGTGTCCGACATCGCCACCAAAGTGGAATCACTGTACGCCAAGTACGACACCCACGACAGCGCTCTGGCTGCACAGGGGCAGGCCGTGGAGAAGGTCAAATCTGGCGTGGAGCAGGACACGGAGGCACTGAAAAGCGGTTTGGGGGAGCTCCAGTCCAACATGGCCGCTCTGGGCAGTGCCCAGACCAAGCTGTCTTCGAAGGACTCCAGCATGGGTCAGCAGGTGGTGGTCTTGGAGGAGAGGCTCGCCGCTctggaggagagcagcagcagcagcgtgaaGCCGGAGCAGCTGCAGAGTTTAGGAAGCATGGTCGCCGGTTTGGAAGTCAAGGCGGCCAAGCTCGAAGGCCACGATCAGGCTATATCGGCTCTTCAGAAAGCCCTGCAGGAGACCACCAAGACACTGGAGGGCTTATCCAAAGGCCCGAAGGGAAAGCAGGGACCGTGA